A window of Natrinema versiforme contains these coding sequences:
- a CDS encoding glycoside hydrolase family 2, giving the protein MTDEWSAGVVTDRGGDDPPTVAEWRPVSVPGRPAAVASEGPIAYRTTVADPRTDATERALLDVRGAYDRATIWMNGTRLAAHEPHFVPARLEFDPEPENELLVVCERPETFAGVYGTDAVPDRLGTPGIWWGLEVESRPRTFLREFEARPRLGTDSMSATDADATAATAPNAITDGAGAAIDVTLEVDAGASIDDAVTLSLRPEGFRGGASMERVPVEADAGERTTVSKTIPIREPSLWWPREYGPQNRYTVRAKLGGDTVERTVGLRHVERDGDGLLVNGRRVRARGFTRLPGGDPREDVQRAVDANATLLRPRAHVPPRSFYEACDEAGVLVWQDLPASGSDLPAGRGTELAAELAREYGTHPSLAMYGVRDHPTDPYADPLGSGLLAKLAVRYRAWQTAVDRDPAAAIAEALPDEVPIVPVTGPPGTDPDAARLFPGWQYLEAGDIDWLLETYPSLGDLVGGFGAGSLADDDADPAAIPGLEPALLERGAADVAGSQREQARTLKTVAEGLRRRGCGVFAASTLRDGAPGGGMGVHTADGEPKPAAEAIAQSYEPIQAVLDGPAAPGTVGITLCNDTHEELEAVVGWRAGETTETERVGVGPLETAAAGTARIPRDADRVDLEVAVGDETVRNRYRL; this is encoded by the coding sequence ATGACCGACGAGTGGAGTGCCGGGGTCGTCACGGACCGCGGTGGTGACGACCCCCCGACCGTCGCGGAGTGGCGACCGGTTTCGGTCCCCGGCCGGCCGGCGGCGGTCGCCAGCGAGGGACCGATCGCGTACCGAACGACGGTCGCGGACCCCCGAACTGACGCCACCGAGCGCGCCCTCCTCGACGTTCGCGGCGCCTACGACCGCGCGACGATCTGGATGAACGGCACGCGGCTTGCCGCACACGAGCCACACTTCGTCCCGGCCCGTCTCGAGTTCGATCCCGAACCCGAGAACGAACTGCTCGTCGTCTGCGAGCGCCCGGAGACCTTCGCCGGCGTCTACGGGACCGACGCGGTTCCCGACCGGCTCGGCACGCCGGGGATCTGGTGGGGGCTCGAGGTCGAGTCGCGGCCGCGAACCTTCCTCCGGGAGTTCGAGGCTCGCCCCAGGTTGGGGACGGATTCGATGTCGGCGACGGATGCCGACGCAACCGCGGCCACAGCGCCGAACGCGATCACCGACGGCGCGGGTGCCGCGATCGACGTGACCCTCGAGGTCGACGCCGGTGCGTCGATCGACGACGCGGTGACGCTGTCGCTGCGCCCGGAGGGGTTCCGCGGCGGTGCGTCGATGGAGCGCGTCCCGGTCGAGGCCGACGCGGGCGAGCGAACGACGGTGTCGAAGACGATCCCGATCAGGGAGCCGTCGCTGTGGTGGCCTCGCGAGTACGGCCCGCAGAACCGGTACACCGTCCGCGCGAAACTCGGCGGCGACACCGTCGAACGGACCGTCGGCCTCCGTCACGTCGAGCGCGACGGGGACGGCCTTTTGGTTAACGGTCGACGGGTCCGTGCACGCGGCTTTACGCGCCTGCCCGGCGGCGACCCGCGCGAGGACGTCCAGCGCGCCGTCGACGCGAACGCGACGCTGCTTCGGCCGCGTGCACACGTCCCGCCGCGATCGTTCTACGAGGCCTGCGACGAGGCCGGGGTCCTCGTCTGGCAGGACCTGCCCGCGAGCGGGTCCGATCTTCCGGCCGGCCGGGGAACGGAACTGGCGGCCGAGCTGGCCCGCGAGTACGGAACCCACCCCAGCCTTGCGATGTACGGCGTTCGGGACCACCCGACGGACCCGTACGCTGACCCCCTCGGGAGCGGCTTGCTCGCCAAACTCGCTGTGAGATACCGGGCGTGGCAGACCGCGGTCGATCGCGACCCCGCCGCCGCGATCGCCGAGGCGCTCCCCGACGAGGTGCCGATCGTCCCGGTGACGGGTCCCCCGGGGACCGACCCGGACGCCGCCCGGCTCTTTCCTGGCTGGCAGTACCTCGAGGCCGGCGATATCGACTGGCTGCTCGAGACCTACCCGTCGCTCGGCGATCTCGTCGGCGGCTTCGGGGCCGGCTCGCTCGCGGACGACGACGCCGACCCCGCGGCGATTCCGGGTCTCGAGCCGGCGCTGCTCGAGCGAGGGGCCGCCGACGTGGCGGGGTCACAGCGCGAGCAGGCGCGAACGTTGAAGACGGTCGCGGAGGGGCTCCGGCGGCGGGGCTGTGGCGTCTTCGCGGCGTCGACGCTCCGGGACGGCGCGCCGGGCGGCGGGATGGGCGTCCACACAGCTGACGGCGAGCCGAAGCCGGCCGCCGAGGCGATCGCGCAGTCGTACGAACCGATTCAGGCCGTCCTCGACGGGCCGGCTGCCCCCGGAACGGTCGGCATTACGCTCTGTAACGATACCCACGAAGAACTCGAGGCCGTCGTCGGCTGGCGGGCCGGCGAGACGACGGAGACGGAACGGGTCGGCGTCGGCCCGCTCGAGACGGCAGCCGCCGGAACGGCCCGGATTCCGCGGGACGCAGACCGGGTCGACCTCGAGGTCGCCGTCGGCGACGAGACGGTTCGTAACCGGTATCGTTTATAA
- a CDS encoding tubulin/FtsZ family protein, protein MKVSLIGVGQAGGNVTERLARFDADMGFGAVQGALAVNSAEADLQSLQFVDTQLIGADRVNGHGVGADNELGTEVMQSDIQQVLNSLDGRVSSKSEAIFVVAGLGGGTGSGGAPVLVHHLKQIYDVPVYALGVLPGRNEGALYQANAGRSLKTLLREADSTLLIDNDSWHEQGESVEGAFDTINEKIAKRVGLLFASGEAVEGVGESVVDSSEVINTLRAGGVAALGYATEIASEDSSENITTTMTVSRQALLTGTSLPDATEADSALLVIAGDPDAIPRKGVEKARHWLEDETGSMQVRGGDFPLDSDRLGALVLLGGAERSDRIQRFMDRAREAKQEQETESTDHADQFADDRLENLF, encoded by the coding sequence ATGAAAGTATCCCTGATCGGAGTCGGTCAGGCCGGCGGAAACGTCACCGAACGGCTCGCCCGGTTCGACGCGGACATGGGCTTCGGAGCCGTCCAAGGTGCGCTGGCCGTCAACTCCGCTGAAGCCGACCTCCAGTCCCTCCAGTTCGTCGACACGCAACTGATCGGCGCCGACCGCGTCAACGGCCACGGCGTCGGTGCCGACAACGAACTCGGCACGGAAGTGATGCAGTCGGACATCCAGCAGGTCCTGAACTCGCTGGACGGCCGCGTGAGTTCGAAATCCGAGGCGATCTTCGTGGTCGCCGGCCTCGGCGGCGGCACCGGCAGCGGCGGCGCGCCCGTGCTCGTCCATCACCTCAAACAGATCTACGACGTGCCCGTCTACGCGCTCGGCGTGTTGCCGGGCCGCAACGAAGGGGCGCTCTATCAGGCCAACGCCGGCCGCTCGCTGAAGACGCTGCTGCGGGAGGCCGACTCGACGCTGCTGATCGACAACGACTCGTGGCACGAGCAAGGCGAGAGCGTCGAGGGCGCGTTCGACACGATAAACGAGAAGATCGCGAAGCGGGTCGGCCTGCTCTTCGCCTCCGGCGAGGCCGTCGAAGGCGTCGGAGAAAGTGTCGTCGACTCGAGCGAGGTCATCAACACCCTCCGCGCGGGCGGCGTCGCAGCGCTTGGCTATGCCACCGAAATCGCGAGCGAGGATAGCAGCGAGAACATCACCACGACCATGACCGTCTCGCGGCAGGCGCTGCTGACGGGGACGAGCCTGCCGGACGCGACGGAGGCCGATTCGGCGCTGCTGGTCATCGCCGGCGATCCCGACGCGATCCCGCGCAAGGGCGTCGAGAAGGCCCGCCACTGGCTCGAGGACGAAACCGGCAGCATGCAGGTCCGCGGCGGCGACTTCCCGCTCGATAGCGACCGCCTCGGTGCGCTGGTCCTGCTCGGCGGCGCGGAGCGCTCGGATCGCATCCAGCGGTTCATGGACCGCGCCCGGGAGGCCAAGCAGGAACAGGAGACGGAATCGACCGACCACGCCGACCAGTTCGCCGATGACCGGCTCGAGAACCTCTTTTAG
- a CDS encoding DUF5791 family protein, translating to MFYEQRMTVPDSPADLRAEYEDDLAAVVEQRGAADAAAETDLERETLEALSAGDSPDLTLEEAAQVQALAADTPDPETIVTMALEHLLLGMSTAVLDVDAVESELEIDLDAKEIHQKIEGRAPMSFGEFVHVQYVIADGAP from the coding sequence ATGTTCTACGAACAGCGGATGACCGTCCCCGACTCGCCCGCCGATCTCCGGGCCGAGTACGAGGACGATCTCGCAGCGGTCGTCGAGCAGCGCGGGGCCGCGGACGCGGCCGCCGAAACCGATCTCGAGCGAGAGACGCTCGAGGCGCTCTCGGCGGGCGACTCGCCCGACCTCACGCTCGAGGAAGCGGCGCAGGTGCAGGCGCTCGCGGCGGACACGCCCGATCCGGAGACGATCGTGACGATGGCGCTCGAGCACCTGCTGCTGGGGATGTCGACGGCGGTCCTCGATGTCGACGCGGTCGAAAGCGAACTCGAGATCGATCTGGACGCCAAGGAGATCCACCAGAAGATCGAGGGCCGAGCGCCGATGTCGTTCGGGGAGTTCGTCCACGTCCAGTACGTGATCGCGGACGGCGCGCCGTAG
- a CDS encoding sulfite oxidase, which translates to MSNSERSENRRREIDAILDRKAGTEAVTDLADRYRVVGAADRSTYANWLTPVEDHYVCHRNETLDPEVDSWTVSLTGVVDRENDLGMDAIRDEYPTVAVAHTMECAGNGRGYFDPETGSVQWEYGAASTAFWTGTPLRSILSDHGAATDDGTWLTAVGGDRPEVDGENDLFARSVPMAKILEDCILAYEINGQPLPPEHGRPVRLLVPGWYGVNSVKWVTELRVMDRMVHGPEWTDRDGDDYTRWQQSSYRIHPEGVEPESNATVSTFDTWDQWESDEIDHPYTFDENVKSTIGFPEDGATVSPRADGVIEVVGVAWAGDDDVTAIDISTDGGDSWAEGSFFGPDYDCAWRLFRYPWEPEEGSYTLVSRATDEQGRRQPAQISQPDDADGGTADADGSEDYPWNEGGYAENAFLPHAVEVTVE; encoded by the coding sequence ATGTCGAATTCGGAGCGGAGCGAGAACCGGCGGCGCGAGATCGACGCGATACTGGATCGCAAAGCCGGCACCGAGGCCGTCACCGACCTCGCGGATCGGTACCGGGTCGTCGGGGCCGCAGACCGGAGCACCTACGCGAACTGGCTCACGCCCGTCGAGGACCACTACGTCTGCCACCGCAACGAGACGCTCGATCCCGAGGTCGACTCGTGGACGGTTTCGCTGACCGGCGTGGTCGATCGGGAAAACGACCTCGGGATGGACGCGATTCGGGACGAGTACCCCACGGTCGCGGTCGCGCACACGATGGAGTGTGCCGGCAACGGACGCGGCTACTTCGACCCCGAGACGGGAAGCGTCCAGTGGGAGTACGGAGCCGCGAGCACCGCGTTCTGGACGGGAACGCCGCTGCGATCGATCCTATCCGATCACGGCGCGGCGACCGACGACGGCACGTGGCTCACCGCGGTCGGCGGCGACCGCCCCGAGGTCGACGGCGAGAACGACCTGTTCGCCCGATCGGTTCCGATGGCCAAGATCCTCGAGGACTGCATCCTCGCCTACGAGATCAACGGGCAGCCGTTACCCCCCGAACACGGGCGGCCCGTCCGGTTGCTCGTCCCCGGCTGGTACGGCGTCAACAGCGTCAAGTGGGTCACCGAACTCCGCGTGATGGACCGGATGGTCCACGGCCCGGAGTGGACGGACCGCGACGGGGACGATTACACTCGCTGGCAGCAGTCGTCCTACCGCATCCACCCCGAGGGGGTCGAGCCGGAGTCCAATGCGACGGTCTCGACGTTCGACACGTGGGACCAGTGGGAGTCCGACGAGATCGACCATCCCTACACCTTCGACGAGAACGTCAAGTCCACGATCGGCTTCCCCGAGGACGGCGCGACCGTCTCCCCGCGTGCGGACGGCGTGATCGAGGTCGTCGGCGTCGCGTGGGCCGGCGACGACGACGTGACGGCGATCGATATTTCGACCGACGGCGGCGATAGCTGGGCGGAGGGGTCGTTCTTCGGCCCTGACTACGACTGCGCGTGGCGGCTGTTTCGCTACCCGTGGGAGCCCGAGGAGGGCTCGTACACGCTCGTCTCCCGCGCGACGGACGAGCAGGGGCGTCGACAGCCCGCACAAATCTCGCAACCTGACGACGCCGACGGAGGCACTGCGGACGCCGACGGCAGCGAGGACTACCCGTGGAACGAGGGCGGTTACGCGGAGAATGCGTTTCTCCCCCACGCGGTCGAGGTCACCGTCGAGTGA
- a CDS encoding SDR family oxidoreductase, with protein sequence MNVAILGCGHVGIELGRQLAARDHDPIGVRRSDDGLERIRDAGFEAVRADITDREGLASVPDVDAIVFAASSGGRGAEAAREVYVDGLQTAIKAFGERENAPDRLVYTSSTGVHGDHDGDWVDEETPLEPTTEKTEVLAEAERIALELPGEYGFDGTVARYAGLYGPGRYRLERYLEGPVTEGYLNMVHRDDAAGAVRYLLAEDLARGEVVQVVDDEPASKWDFADWLADECGVPEPPKQTKAERLEDGDLSEAGRRRILTSKRCSNEKLRSLGYEFAYPTFREGYRDAIETYRDASAD encoded by the coding sequence ATGAACGTTGCAATTCTCGGCTGCGGGCACGTCGGCATCGAACTGGGCCGACAGCTCGCGGCGCGGGACCACGACCCGATCGGCGTTCGCCGGTCGGACGACGGCCTCGAGCGAATCAGGGACGCCGGCTTCGAGGCGGTCCGAGCGGACATCACCGACCGAGAGGGGCTCGCTTCGGTCCCGGACGTCGACGCGATCGTCTTCGCGGCCAGCAGCGGCGGGCGAGGTGCCGAGGCCGCACGGGAGGTCTACGTCGACGGGCTGCAAACGGCGATCAAGGCCTTCGGCGAGCGAGAGAACGCCCCCGACAGGCTCGTCTACACCTCCTCGACGGGCGTCCACGGCGACCACGACGGCGACTGGGTCGACGAGGAGACGCCGCTCGAGCCGACCACCGAAAAGACCGAGGTGCTCGCCGAGGCCGAGCGGATCGCGCTCGAACTGCCCGGGGAGTACGGCTTCGATGGCACCGTAGCGCGCTACGCCGGGCTCTACGGCCCCGGCCGGTACCGCCTCGAGCGCTACCTCGAGGGGCCCGTCACGGAGGGGTACCTGAACATGGTCCACCGGGACGACGCCGCCGGTGCGGTCCGATACCTGCTCGCCGAGGATCTCGCTCGCGGCGAGGTCGTGCAGGTAGTCGACGACGAACCGGCCTCGAAGTGGGACTTCGCGGACTGGCTGGCCGACGAATGTGGCGTCCCGGAGCCGCCGAAACAGACGAAAGCCGAACGGCTCGAGGACGGCGATCTCTCCGAGGCGGGGCGACGGCGCATCCTGACGAGCAAGCGGTGCTCGAACGAGAAACTTCGGAGCCTCGGCTACGAGTTCGCCTACCCCACCTTTCGCGAGGGCTATCGCGATGCGATCGAAACGTACCGCGACGCGTCCGCTGACTGA
- a CDS encoding bifunctional oligoribonuclease/PAP phosphatase NrnA, producing MSYRRASAGGAFVGANPLVAESLGDSVRSLEPLVLSLLVLVVVGLVLGGWWVIRWFRRPPGARLQRVLAGHDAVTVLMHPNPDPDAMSCAMGVARIAASVETDATLQFSGEIRHQENRAFRTVLDLDLESIEASSQLAADPVVLVDHNTPRGFTGAQTVEPIAVVDHHPGNGAGTKFTDVRTDYGAASTIIVEYLNDIGATMADEDGSSGFQVSQELATGLLYGIQSDTNHLTNGCSRAEFDACAALFSGIDEDLLDRIANPQVSDDVLQVKATAITEKRVEGPFAVCDVGEVGNVDAIPQAADELMHLEGVTAVVVYGEHDGTLHLSGRSRDDRVHMGETLRHAISDIPMASAGGHARMGGGQLSVDHMNGIGPSDGISREEFEQRLFSAMSGER from the coding sequence ATGAGCTATCGGCGCGCCTCGGCGGGCGGTGCATTCGTCGGGGCGAACCCGTTGGTGGCCGAGTCGCTCGGCGACTCGGTCCGGTCCCTCGAGCCGCTCGTTCTCTCGCTTCTCGTTCTCGTCGTCGTCGGCCTCGTCCTCGGCGGCTGGTGGGTGATTCGCTGGTTCCGTCGGCCGCCGGGCGCTCGGCTCCAGCGCGTCCTCGCCGGGCACGACGCGGTGACGGTGTTGATGCACCCGAACCCGGATCCGGACGCCATGTCGTGTGCGATGGGCGTCGCGCGGATCGCGGCGTCGGTCGAGACCGACGCGACGCTGCAGTTCTCCGGCGAAATTCGCCATCAGGAGAATCGCGCGTTCCGGACCGTCCTCGATCTGGACCTCGAGTCGATCGAGGCGAGTTCACAGCTCGCCGCGGACCCCGTGGTGTTGGTCGATCACAACACCCCGCGGGGGTTCACCGGAGCCCAGACCGTCGAGCCGATCGCGGTCGTCGACCACCACCCGGGCAACGGGGCCGGGACGAAGTTCACGGACGTGCGAACCGACTACGGCGCGGCGTCGACGATCATCGTCGAGTACCTGAACGATATCGGCGCGACGATGGCCGACGAGGACGGCTCAAGCGGGTTTCAGGTATCACAGGAGTTAGCGACGGGGCTGCTCTACGGCATCCAGTCGGACACGAACCACCTGACCAACGGCTGTTCGCGGGCCGAATTCGACGCCTGCGCCGCGCTGTTTTCCGGCATCGACGAGGACCTGCTCGACCGGATCGCCAACCCGCAGGTCAGCGACGACGTGTTACAGGTCAAGGCGACGGCGATCACCGAAAAGCGGGTCGAAGGCCCCTTCGCGGTCTGCGACGTCGGCGAGGTCGGCAACGTCGACGCGATCCCCCAAGCCGCGGACGAACTCATGCACCTCGAGGGGGTCACGGCGGTCGTGGTCTACGGCGAACACGACGGCACGCTCCACCTCTCCGGACGTTCGCGTGACGATCGGGTTCACATGGGCGAGACGCTACGCCACGCCATCAGCGACATCCCGATGGCGAGCGCCGGCGGTCACGCGCGGATGGGCGGCGGCCAGCTCTCGGTCGATCACATGAACGGGATCGGCCCCTCCGACGGGATCAGCCGCGAGGAGTTCGAACAGCGGCTCTTCTCCGCGATGTCCGGCGAACGGTAA
- a CDS encoding carbohydrate kinase family protein has translation MCYDELRDRLDGFETGADRRVVSLLDGSVDRWYTLSGAGGDRLEAADAFADQLADGGRTFSLEPTAVRPGGQAVNAATQVHALGEEAALVGHLDHPVLSELPFETHSMGTPATIRVVEFDADELLLSEPGPAEDWGLEDLLAVVDWDRLTGADALCCANWVSVRGLTAIFDRLASEPPAEPLPVIVDPGPIETVEPAALADLLHALSRADSAADSLEVVLSVNPTELEAAASAAGVSARNGSAESDRHSTRDRVAGLRSATGLTAVVSHGADAAIGATRDDTVAVDMIDLGEPRRTTGAGDRFSAGLACGLARDWGLETALALGNACAAHFVGTGETADPAALRSLLEYGD, from the coding sequence GTGTGCTACGACGAACTCCGCGACCGGCTCGACGGCTTCGAGACCGGGGCCGACCGGCGCGTCGTCTCGCTCCTCGACGGCAGCGTCGACCGCTGGTATACGCTCTCGGGAGCGGGCGGCGACCGCCTCGAGGCGGCCGACGCGTTCGCCGACCAGCTCGCGGACGGCGGTCGCACCTTTTCGCTCGAGCCGACCGCGGTCCGGCCCGGCGGGCAGGCGGTCAACGCGGCGACGCAGGTCCACGCGCTCGGCGAGGAAGCGGCGCTCGTCGGCCACCTCGACCATCCGGTGCTCTCCGAACTACCGTTCGAGACGCACTCGATGGGGACGCCGGCGACGATCCGGGTCGTCGAATTCGACGCGGACGAACTCCTCCTCTCGGAACCCGGGCCGGCCGAAGACTGGGGGCTCGAGGACTTGCTCGCGGTCGTCGACTGGGATCGACTCACCGGCGCGGACGCGCTCTGCTGTGCGAACTGGGTCTCGGTCCGCGGCCTCACCGCTATCTTCGACCGACTAGCGTCGGAGCCGCCGGCCGAACCGCTTCCGGTGATAGTCGATCCCGGTCCGATCGAGACCGTCGAGCCCGCGGCGCTCGCGGATTTGTTGCACGCGCTCTCGCGGGCCGATTCGGCCGCCGACTCCCTCGAGGTCGTCCTGAGCGTGAACCCGACTGAACTCGAGGCCGCCGCGTCGGCCGCCGGCGTCTCGGCTCGGAACGGGTCCGCGGAATCCGACCGGCACAGTACTCGAGATCGAGTTGCGGGGCTCCGATCGGCCACCGGACTCACCGCGGTCGTCTCCCACGGCGCGGACGCCGCTATCGGGGCGACGCGGGACGACACCGTCGCCGTCGACATGATCGATCTCGGCGAGCCCCGGCGCACGACCGGTGCCGGCGACCGGTTCTCGGCGGGGCTTGCCTGCGGGCTGGCCCGCGACTGGGGCCTCGAGACGGCGCTCGCGCTCGGCAACGCCTGTGCGGCACACTTCGTCGGAACCGGCGAGACGGCCGATCCGGCGGCGCTGCGATCGCTGCTCGAGTACGGCGACTGA
- a CDS encoding HVO_0758 family zinc finger protein, translating into MKSVRKALRAGDLEKDTYDRLVCGECEKPLKTENDPDEIKTVRICPNCGSEWKEIR; encoded by the coding sequence ATGAAATCAGTCCGGAAGGCACTCCGCGCCGGCGACCTCGAGAAGGATACCTACGATCGACTCGTCTGTGGCGAGTGCGAGAAGCCGCTGAAGACCGAAAACGACCCGGACGAGATCAAGACGGTCCGCATCTGTCCGAACTGCGGCTCCGAGTGGAAGGAGATCCGATAG
- a CDS encoding glycosyl transferase family 2 — translation MEYVQERIATLHEFGEGDGGTGSDLARDAAAAVAETAVVVPMTGREYESPAAERVLRELESLEPGPAAVFVPVRAEPDRIGPFREWLDAFALPTRVLWCNAPAVDALLADVGLGGEFGKGRDVWLALGPAADAADAVVVHDADARSYEADHVRRLLAPLTMDFDFAKGYYARVERGRLYGRLFRLFYEPLLRTLADAHDAPIVDYLGAFRYALAGEFAATAGLARRLRAPRAWGLEVGTLGDAYEVAGFGGTAQVDLGRHEHDHRAVAGDAGLEGMSREVAAELLRVLEEHGVAPEYGTLPERYRAVGDELIDQYRADAAFNGLEYDPAGERDQLARYAESIAPPGPDARLPRWIDAPFTPADVLAAARPWRERRLGSRSQD, via the coding sequence ATGGAGTACGTCCAGGAGCGGATCGCCACGCTCCACGAGTTCGGCGAGGGAGACGGGGGCACGGGGAGCGACCTCGCCCGCGATGCCGCCGCTGCGGTCGCCGAAACGGCCGTCGTCGTCCCGATGACCGGTCGCGAGTACGAGAGTCCCGCCGCCGAACGCGTGCTTCGCGAACTCGAGTCCCTCGAGCCGGGGCCGGCCGCGGTCTTCGTTCCCGTCCGCGCCGAGCCCGACCGAATCGGCCCGTTTCGCGAGTGGCTCGACGCGTTCGCGCTGCCGACGCGCGTGCTCTGGTGTAACGCGCCGGCCGTCGACGCGCTGCTCGCCGACGTGGGGCTGGGCGGCGAGTTCGGCAAGGGCCGGGACGTCTGGCTCGCGCTCGGCCCCGCCGCCGACGCCGCCGACGCCGTCGTCGTCCACGACGCCGACGCGCGGAGCTACGAGGCCGACCACGTCCGTCGGCTGCTCGCGCCCCTGACGATGGACTTCGACTTCGCGAAGGGATACTACGCCCGCGTCGAGCGCGGGCGGCTCTACGGACGCCTCTTCCGACTGTTCTACGAACCGCTACTTCGGACCCTCGCGGACGCCCACGACGCGCCGATCGTCGACTACCTCGGCGCGTTCCGGTACGCGCTGGCCGGCGAGTTCGCCGCGACCGCCGGCCTCGCCCGACGGCTCCGCGCGCCCCGAGCGTGGGGCCTCGAGGTCGGGACGCTCGGCGACGCCTACGAGGTCGCCGGCTTCGGCGGGACCGCACAGGTCGACCTCGGCCGCCACGAGCACGATCACCGCGCCGTCGCCGGCGACGCCGGCCTCGAGGGGATGAGCCGCGAGGTCGCCGCCGAACTCCTGCGGGTGCTCGAGGAACACGGGGTCGCCCCCGAGTACGGGACCTTACCCGAGCGATACCGGGCCGTCGGCGACGAACTGATCGACCAGTACCGCGCGGACGCGGCGTTCAACGGGCTCGAGTACGACCCCGCGGGCGAGCGGGACCAACTGGCCCGCTACGCCGAGTCGATCGCGCCGCCGGGACCCGACGCGCGTCTCCCCCGGTGGATAGACGCCCCGTTCACGCCGGCGGACGTCCTCGCGGCGGCCCGGCCGTGGCGCGAACGGCGGCTCGGATCACGCTCGCAAGACTAA
- a CDS encoding CoA pyrophosphatase codes for MTARRLTLEPVANYEPTEIGDQEFDAAVLAPIVDRDGEDHLLFTRRADHLGEHPGQMSFPGGGAEPEDDTILETALREANEEIGLERGEAEVVGQLDDIRTVTEYAVTPFVAHVPDREYVRDDSEVAEIVVLPLSGLLDPDNYEYERRSHPYYGEIVIHYFRVNGYTVWGATGRILVQLLELATDFEAPEKVDRSEF; via the coding sequence ATGACGGCGCGGAGACTGACCCTCGAGCCGGTCGCGAACTACGAGCCCACCGAGATCGGCGATCAGGAGTTCGACGCGGCGGTCCTCGCGCCGATCGTCGACCGCGACGGCGAGGATCACCTGCTCTTTACCCGGCGGGCCGACCACCTCGGCGAACACCCCGGGCAGATGAGCTTCCCCGGCGGCGGGGCCGAACCGGAAGACGACACCATCCTCGAGACCGCGCTCCGCGAGGCGAACGAGGAGATCGGCCTCGAGCGCGGCGAGGCCGAAGTCGTCGGCCAACTCGACGATATCCGAACGGTCACGGAGTACGCGGTCACGCCCTTCGTCGCGCACGTCCCCGATCGAGAGTACGTCCGCGACGACAGCGAGGTCGCCGAGATCGTCGTGCTGCCGCTCTCGGGGCTGCTCGATCCGGACAACTACGAGTACGAACGGCGCTCACATCCCTACTACGGCGAGATCGTCATCCACTACTTCCGCGTGAACGGCTACACCGTCTGGGGCGCGACGGGCCGGATTCTGGTGCAGTTGCTCGAGTTGGCGACCGATTTCGAAGCGCCCGAGAAAGTCGATCGATCGGAGTTCTAA
- a CDS encoding MGMT family protein, with protein MEDVTDAGIYARESPYLDRYVQLGAASGRVLSVSFPEIPDDDAGDDHDVLDQLFEYLDGLEPVTFDDVTVAMTMPTDQRAVLEGVREIPYGDQVTVETLARMTSGLDHEDEDDIILVRTALAENPAPILIPDHRVRDGPSAAPPDVEQKLRSLEGL; from the coding sequence ATGGAGGACGTTACGGACGCTGGAATCTACGCACGGGAATCGCCGTATCTCGATCGGTACGTCCAGCTCGGAGCCGCCAGCGGGCGGGTCCTGAGCGTTTCGTTTCCCGAGATCCCCGACGACGACGCCGGGGACGACCACGACGTGCTCGATCAGTTATTCGAGTACCTCGACGGACTCGAGCCGGTCACCTTCGACGACGTTACTGTCGCGATGACCATGCCGACCGATCAGCGGGCGGTCCTCGAGGGAGTCCGAGAGATTCCCTACGGCGATCAAGTGACCGTCGAGACGCTCGCCCGGATGACTTCGGGGCTCGATCACGAGGACGAAGACGACATCATCCTCGTCCGGACCGCGCTCGCCGAGAATCCGGCCCCGATCCTCATTCCGGACCATCGCGTGCGCGACGGCCCCAGCGCCGCGCCGCCGGACGTCGAACAGAAACTGCGCTCGCTCGAGGGGTTGTAA